A region from the Eptesicus fuscus isolate TK198812 chromosome 1, DD_ASM_mEF_20220401, whole genome shotgun sequence genome encodes:
- the PLS3 gene encoding plastin-3 isoform X1 yields MATTQISKDELDELKEAFAKVDLNSNGFICDYELHELFKEANMPLPGYKVREIIQKLMLDGDRNKDGKISFDEFVYIFQEVKSSDIAKTFRKAINRKEGICALGGTSELSSEGTQHSYSEEEKYAFVNWINKALENDPDCRHVIPMNPNTDDLFKAVGDGIVLCKMINLSVPDTIDERAINKKKLTPFIIQENLNLALNSASAIGCHVVNIGAEDLRAGKPHLVLGLLWQIIKIGLFADIELSRNEALAALLRDGETLEELMKLSPEELLLRWANFHLENSGWQKINNFSADIKDSKAYFHLLNQIAPKGQKEGEPRIDINMSGFNETDDLKRAESMLQQADKLGCRQFVTPADVVSGNPKLNLAFVANLFNKYPALTKPENQDIDWTLLEGETREERTFRNWMNSLGVNPHVNHLYADLQDALVILQLYERIKVPVDWSKVNKPPYPKLGANMKKLENCNYAVELGKHPAKFSLVGIGGQDLNDGNQTLTLALVWQLMRRYTLNVLEDLGDGQKANDDIIVSWVNKTLSEAGKSTSIQSFKDKTISSSLAVVDLIDAIQPGCINYDLVKSGNLTEDDKHNNAKYAVSMARRIGARVYALPEDLVEVKPKMVMTVFACLMGRGMKRV; encoded by the exons ATCTCAACAGCAATGGATTTATTTGTGACTATGAACTTCACGAGCTTTTCAAGGAAGCTAATATGCCATTACCGGGATATAAAGTGAGAGAAATTATTCAAAAACTCATGCTGGATGGTGACAGAAATAAAGATGGAAAGATAAGTTTTGACGAATTTGTTTAC ATTTTCCAAGAGGTGAAAAGCAGTGATATTGCTAAAACCTTCCGCAAAGCCATCAACCGGAAAGAAGGGATTTGCGCTCTGGGAGGAACATCAGAGCTCTCTAGTGAAGGAACACAGCATTCCTACTCAG aggaagaaaaatatgctTTTGTTAACTGGATAAACAAAGCTTTGGAAAATGATCCTGATTGCCGACATGTTATACCAATGAACCCAAATACTGATGACCTGTTCAAAGCTGTTGGTGACGGAATTGTGCTTTG TAAAATGATCAACCTTTCAGTTCCTGATACAATTGATGAAAGAGCAATCAACAAGAAGAAACTTACACCCTTCATCATTCAG GAAAACTTGAACTTGGCACTGAACTCTGCTTCTGCCATTGGGTGTCACGTTGTGAACATTGGTGCAGAGGACTTGCGGGCTGGGAAACCTCATCTAGTTTTGGGACTGCTTTGGCAAATCATTAAGATCGGTTTGTTCGCTGACATTGAATTAAGCAGGAATGAAG ccTTGGCTGCTTTACTTCGAGATGGTGAGACCTTGGAGGAGCTTATGAAATTGTCTCCAGAAGAGCTTCTGCTCAGATGGGCAAACTTTCATTTGGAAAACTCAGGCTggcagaaaatcaacaactttagTGCTGACATCAAG GATTCCAAAGCCTATTTCCATCTTCTCAATCAAATTGCACCAAAAGGACAAAAGGAAGGTGAACCACGGATAGATATTAACATGTCAGGTTTCAAT GAAACAGATGATTTGAAGAGAGCTGAGAGTATGCTTCAACAAGCAGACAAATTAGGTTGCAGACAGTTTGTTACCCCTGCTGATGTTGTCAGTGGAAACCCCAAACTGAACTTAGCCTTTGTGGCTAACCTGTTTAATAAGTATCCAGCACTAACTAAGCCAGAGAACCAGGATATTGACTGGACTCTATTAGAAG GAGAAACTCGTGAAGAAAGAACCTTCCGTAACTGGATGAACTCTCTTGGTGTTAATCCCCATGTAAACCATCTCTACGC cgACCTGCAAGATGCCCTGGTAATCTTACAGTTGTATGAGCGAATTAAAGTTCCTGTTGACTGGAGTAAGGTTAATAAACCTCCATACCCGAAACTTGGAGCCAACATGAAAAAG CTAGAAAACTGCAACTATGCTGTTGAATTAGGGAAGCATCCTGCCAAATTCTCCCTGGTTGGCATTGGAGGGCAAGACCTGAATGATGGGAACCAAACCTTGACTTTAGCTTTGGTCTGGCAGCTGATGAGAAG ATATACCCTCAATGTACTGGAAGATCTTGGAGATGGTCAGAAAGCTAATGATGACATCATTGTAAGCTGGGTCAACAAAACATTGAGTGAAGCTGGCAAATCAACTTCCATTCAGAGTTTTAAG GACAAGACGATCAGCTCCAGTTTGGCAGTCGTGGATTTAATTGATGCCATCCAGCCAGGCTGCATAAATTATGACCTTGTTAAGAGTGGCAATCTAACAGAAGATGACAAGCACAATAATGCCAA gTATGCCGTGTCAATGGCTAGAAGAATTGGAGCCAGGGTGTACGCTCTTCCTGAAGACCTTGTGGAAGTAAAGCCCAAGATGGTCATGACCGTGTTTGCATGTTTGATGGGCAGAGGGATGAAGAGAGTGTAA
- the PLS3 gene encoding plastin-3 isoform X2, whose product MPLPGYKVREIIQKLMLDGDRNKDGKISFDEFVYIFQEVKSSDIAKTFRKAINRKEGICALGGTSELSSEGTQHSYSEEEKYAFVNWINKALENDPDCRHVIPMNPNTDDLFKAVGDGIVLCKMINLSVPDTIDERAINKKKLTPFIIQENLNLALNSASAIGCHVVNIGAEDLRAGKPHLVLGLLWQIIKIGLFADIELSRNEALAALLRDGETLEELMKLSPEELLLRWANFHLENSGWQKINNFSADIKDSKAYFHLLNQIAPKGQKEGEPRIDINMSGFNETDDLKRAESMLQQADKLGCRQFVTPADVVSGNPKLNLAFVANLFNKYPALTKPENQDIDWTLLEGETREERTFRNWMNSLGVNPHVNHLYADLQDALVILQLYERIKVPVDWSKVNKPPYPKLGANMKKLENCNYAVELGKHPAKFSLVGIGGQDLNDGNQTLTLALVWQLMRRYTLNVLEDLGDGQKANDDIIVSWVNKTLSEAGKSTSIQSFKDKTISSSLAVVDLIDAIQPGCINYDLVKSGNLTEDDKHNNAKYAVSMARRIGARVYALPEDLVEVKPKMVMTVFACLMGRGMKRV is encoded by the exons ATGCCATTACCGGGATATAAAGTGAGAGAAATTATTCAAAAACTCATGCTGGATGGTGACAGAAATAAAGATGGAAAGATAAGTTTTGACGAATTTGTTTAC ATTTTCCAAGAGGTGAAAAGCAGTGATATTGCTAAAACCTTCCGCAAAGCCATCAACCGGAAAGAAGGGATTTGCGCTCTGGGAGGAACATCAGAGCTCTCTAGTGAAGGAACACAGCATTCCTACTCAG aggaagaaaaatatgctTTTGTTAACTGGATAAACAAAGCTTTGGAAAATGATCCTGATTGCCGACATGTTATACCAATGAACCCAAATACTGATGACCTGTTCAAAGCTGTTGGTGACGGAATTGTGCTTTG TAAAATGATCAACCTTTCAGTTCCTGATACAATTGATGAAAGAGCAATCAACAAGAAGAAACTTACACCCTTCATCATTCAG GAAAACTTGAACTTGGCACTGAACTCTGCTTCTGCCATTGGGTGTCACGTTGTGAACATTGGTGCAGAGGACTTGCGGGCTGGGAAACCTCATCTAGTTTTGGGACTGCTTTGGCAAATCATTAAGATCGGTTTGTTCGCTGACATTGAATTAAGCAGGAATGAAG ccTTGGCTGCTTTACTTCGAGATGGTGAGACCTTGGAGGAGCTTATGAAATTGTCTCCAGAAGAGCTTCTGCTCAGATGGGCAAACTTTCATTTGGAAAACTCAGGCTggcagaaaatcaacaactttagTGCTGACATCAAG GATTCCAAAGCCTATTTCCATCTTCTCAATCAAATTGCACCAAAAGGACAAAAGGAAGGTGAACCACGGATAGATATTAACATGTCAGGTTTCAAT GAAACAGATGATTTGAAGAGAGCTGAGAGTATGCTTCAACAAGCAGACAAATTAGGTTGCAGACAGTTTGTTACCCCTGCTGATGTTGTCAGTGGAAACCCCAAACTGAACTTAGCCTTTGTGGCTAACCTGTTTAATAAGTATCCAGCACTAACTAAGCCAGAGAACCAGGATATTGACTGGACTCTATTAGAAG GAGAAACTCGTGAAGAAAGAACCTTCCGTAACTGGATGAACTCTCTTGGTGTTAATCCCCATGTAAACCATCTCTACGC cgACCTGCAAGATGCCCTGGTAATCTTACAGTTGTATGAGCGAATTAAAGTTCCTGTTGACTGGAGTAAGGTTAATAAACCTCCATACCCGAAACTTGGAGCCAACATGAAAAAG CTAGAAAACTGCAACTATGCTGTTGAATTAGGGAAGCATCCTGCCAAATTCTCCCTGGTTGGCATTGGAGGGCAAGACCTGAATGATGGGAACCAAACCTTGACTTTAGCTTTGGTCTGGCAGCTGATGAGAAG ATATACCCTCAATGTACTGGAAGATCTTGGAGATGGTCAGAAAGCTAATGATGACATCATTGTAAGCTGGGTCAACAAAACATTGAGTGAAGCTGGCAAATCAACTTCCATTCAGAGTTTTAAG GACAAGACGATCAGCTCCAGTTTGGCAGTCGTGGATTTAATTGATGCCATCCAGCCAGGCTGCATAAATTATGACCTTGTTAAGAGTGGCAATCTAACAGAAGATGACAAGCACAATAATGCCAA gTATGCCGTGTCAATGGCTAGAAGAATTGGAGCCAGGGTGTACGCTCTTCCTGAAGACCTTGTGGAAGTAAAGCCCAAGATGGTCATGACCGTGTTTGCATGTTTGATGGGCAGAGGGATGAAGAGAGTGTAA